Proteins from a single region of Candidatus Dormiibacterota bacterium:
- the nuoF gene encoding NADH-quinone oxidoreductase subunit NuoF translates to MPFEPILTRNIRKPGSETIDVYMASGGYQGLRRALKEFTPEKLIEEVKASGLRGRGGAGFPTGMKWGFLPKTKDKPRYLCVNADESEPGTFKDRLLIERDPHLVLEGIILSAYAIESSLAFFYIRGEFHQGCRTFEKAVQEAYAKGFLGKNILGSGFDLDIIIYRGAGAYICGEETALLESLEGKRGYPRIKPPFPAIVGLYGCPTIINNVETLANVTLIAERGAAWFASIGRPPKNTGPKLFCLSGHVKRPGVFEAPLGVPFLELLNEYAGGMKHPDRPLKAAVPGGSSMKILPAAKCDVLMDFDSLAAAGTMLGSAGGFVMDSGTCIVWALHNVARFYAHESCGQCTPCREGTGWLVKILARLERGDGHPGDVDLLAGIAGKIEGNTVCPFGEAIAWPVESYVRVFRDEFEEHARAKACPGKAAAAR, encoded by the coding sequence ATGCCCTTCGAGCCGATCCTGACGCGCAACATCCGCAAGCCGGGCTCGGAGACGATCGACGTCTACATGGCGTCGGGGGGCTACCAGGGGCTGAGGCGGGCGCTGAAGGAATTCACCCCGGAGAAGCTGATCGAGGAGGTGAAGGCGTCGGGGTTGCGGGGGCGCGGCGGCGCGGGGTTCCCGACCGGGATGAAGTGGGGCTTCCTTCCGAAGACGAAGGACAAGCCCCGCTACCTGTGCGTCAACGCCGACGAGAGCGAGCCCGGGACGTTCAAGGACCGGCTCCTGATCGAGAGGGATCCGCACCTCGTGCTCGAGGGGATCATCCTCTCGGCCTACGCCATCGAATCGAGCCTGGCGTTCTTCTACATCCGTGGCGAGTTCCACCAGGGGTGCCGCACGTTCGAGAAGGCGGTGCAGGAGGCCTACGCAAAGGGGTTCCTGGGGAAGAACATCCTCGGGAGCGGCTTCGACCTCGATATCATTATATATAGGGGGGCCGGGGCGTACATCTGCGGCGAGGAGACCGCGCTCCTCGAATCCCTCGAGGGGAAGCGCGGCTATCCCCGCATCAAGCCGCCGTTCCCGGCGATCGTCGGTCTGTACGGCTGCCCGACCATCATCAATAACGTCGAAACGCTCGCGAACGTCACGCTCATCGCGGAGCGCGGCGCCGCCTGGTTCGCCTCGATCGGCCGGCCCCCGAAGAACACCGGACCGAAGCTCTTCTGCCTGTCGGGGCACGTGAAGCGCCCGGGCGTGTTCGAGGCGCCCCTCGGAGTGCCGTTCCTGGAGCTCCTCAACGAGTATGCGGGCGGCATGAAGCATCCCGACCGTCCGCTGAAGGCCGCCGTTCCGGGGGGCTCGTCGATGAAGATCCTGCCGGCGGCGAAGTGCGACGTCCTGATGGATTTCGACTCGCTCGCCGCCGCCGGAACGATGCTGGGGTCGGCGGGCGGCTTCGTCATGGACAGCGGCACGTGCATCGTCTGGGCGCTCCACAACGTCGCCCGCTTCTACGCGCACGAATCGTGCGGCCAGTGCACGCCGTGCCGCGAGGGGACCGGCTGGCTGGTCAAGATACTCGCGCGCCTCGAGCGCGGCGACGGGCACCCCGGGGACGTGGATCTCCTGGCCGGGATCGCCGGGAAGATCGAGGGGAACACCGTGTGCCCCTTCGGCGAGGCGATCGCCTGGCCGGTCGAGTCGTACGTCAGGGTGTTCCGCGACGAGTTCGAGGAGCACGCCAGGGCCAAGGCGTGTCCTGGGAAAGCCGCCGCCGCCCGCTGA
- a CDS encoding 2Fe-2S iron-sulfur cluster-binding protein: MSEISPPPHQPNVPAPAPAPPVDRAPAAAAALPQAGPDEVALLIDDRPVVAKKGATVLQAAEKAGVLVPHYCYHPGLSIAGNCRMCLVEIEKMPKLQIACATAAAPGMVVRTANDRVRGVRAGIQEFLLINHPLDCPICDQAGECRLQAYESAYGQGYSRFEEEKVHSPKRYDIGRDVKFDAERCIKCTRCIRFCDEVSLSHELGLFQRGDHAIIGTFPGRPLDNPYSGCTVDVCPVGALTWKPFRFKSRVWFLKNIPTVCAGCARGCNVDLATFRDRIHRMTPRANPDVNRYWMCDEGRESYAELYERPRFESPVERPAPGDRVEPRDASAPEPESPWDPALDRAAALLRAVAERHGPKGLAAIVSARLTIEDLYVAKRVLGDLLGVPRLAVPPHEAGEDDHLLLRRDKTPNARGADTVGIGAPSAGRVKEILEDAVLGHVRGLVVVGEDLTGLPGYSESLYEKLEALVVIDWWKSPTVDRAHVALPACGYGEFEGTMINFQGRVQRLRAGLRPQGEADPVWRILRDLGYRFGLSSEYPTPRAVFEDAAAKIAALSGLSYRALGDLGAPLAAARERTVGAPAPGA; the protein is encoded by the coding sequence ATGTCCGAGATCAGTCCGCCGCCCCACCAGCCCAATGTCCCGGCCCCGGCCCCGGCGCCGCCGGTCGACCGGGCGCCTGCGGCCGCGGCGGCCCTGCCGCAGGCCGGGCCCGACGAGGTGGCGCTCCTGATCGACGACCGCCCGGTGGTGGCGAAGAAGGGGGCGACCGTCCTGCAGGCGGCGGAGAAGGCCGGCGTGCTCGTGCCGCACTACTGCTACCACCCCGGTCTGAGCATTGCCGGCAACTGCCGCATGTGCCTGGTCGAGATCGAGAAGATGCCGAAGTTGCAGATCGCCTGCGCCACGGCGGCCGCCCCCGGGATGGTCGTGCGCACCGCCAACGATCGCGTCCGGGGAGTGCGCGCCGGCATCCAGGAGTTCCTGCTGATCAATCACCCGCTCGACTGCCCCATCTGCGACCAGGCCGGCGAATGCAGGTTGCAGGCCTACGAATCGGCCTACGGTCAGGGGTACAGCCGCTTCGAGGAGGAGAAGGTCCACTCCCCGAAGCGCTACGACATCGGCCGGGACGTGAAGTTCGACGCCGAGCGCTGCATCAAGTGCACACGCTGCATCCGTTTCTGCGACGAAGTGAGCCTGAGCCACGAGCTGGGACTCTTTCAGCGAGGCGACCACGCGATCATCGGCACGTTCCCCGGCCGGCCGCTCGATAATCCCTACTCGGGCTGCACGGTGGACGTCTGCCCCGTCGGCGCCCTGACCTGGAAGCCGTTCCGCTTCAAGTCGCGCGTCTGGTTCCTGAAGAACATCCCCACCGTGTGCGCCGGCTGCGCGCGCGGCTGCAACGTCGACCTGGCGACCTTCCGCGACCGCATCCACCGCATGACGCCGCGCGCCAATCCCGACGTGAACCGCTACTGGATGTGCGACGAGGGAAGGGAGTCGTACGCGGAGCTGTACGAAAGACCGCGGTTCGAGAGCCCGGTGGAGCGCCCGGCTCCCGGCGACAGGGTCGAGCCGCGGGACGCGTCGGCCCCGGAGCCGGAGTCGCCGTGGGACCCCGCGCTCGACCGCGCCGCCGCGCTCCTGCGCGCGGTGGCGGAGAGGCACGGACCGAAGGGCCTGGCCGCGATCGTTTCCGCGCGGCTCACGATAGAAGACCTCTACGTGGCGAAGCGCGTCCTGGGGGATCTGCTCGGGGTGCCGCGCCTGGCGGTTCCGCCGCACGAGGCGGGGGAGGACGATCACCTCCTGCTGCGCCGCGACAAGACGCCGAACGCCCGCGGCGCCGACACGGTGGGTATCGGCGCGCCTTCGGCCGGCCGCGTCAAGGAGATCCTGGAGGACGCGGTCCTCGGCCACGTGCGCGGCCTGGTCGTCGTGGGGGAGGACCTCACCGGACTCCCGGGATACTCGGAGAGCCTGTACGAGAAGCTGGAGGCCCTGGTCGTCATCGACTGGTGGAAGAGCCCGACGGTCGATCGCGCCCACGTGGCGTTGCCGGCGTGCGGCTACGGGGAGTTCGAGGGGACGATGATCAATTTCCAGGGACGGGTGCAGCGCCTGCGCGCCGGTCTCAGGCCGCAGGGCGAGGCGGACCCGGTCTGGCGCATCCTGCGCGACCTGGGCTACCGCTTCGGCTTGAGCAGCGAGTACCCCACGCCCCGCGCGGTCTTCGAGGACGCGGCGGCGAAGATTGCCGCGCTTTCGGGGCTGTCGTACCGGGCGCTGGGCGATCTCGGCGCGCCGCTCGCTGCGGCGCGGGAGCGCACCGTCGGCGCGCCCGCTCCGGGCGCCTGA
- the nuoH gene encoding NADH-quinone oxidoreductase subunit NuoH, producing the protein MDPNLSQLLVESAVKIAIFFFVVMTAVAYMTLVERRVSAWIQDRQGPNRVGPFGLLQPLADGIKFLFKEEITPPHVYRPVYLLAPLLIFVPALVTFSVIPIGPAVELHGRMVRLQIADVDNGVLVILALSAMGVYGVALAGWSSNSKYSLMGGLRSSAQLISYELAMGLSIVGVLMAAGSLRLNDIIERQAEHGWNILWQFPGFLIFLTAAFAETNRLPFDLPEADTELVAGYHTEYSGMRFSMFYMAEYVNMITASALATTLYCGGYHVPGLYRLGLPPLVAALVQVLAFCVKVGFFLFVYVWVRWTLPRFRYDQLMNLGWKVLLPTALVHILWVSFVVLMDWS; encoded by the coding sequence ATGGATCCCAACCTCAGTCAGCTCCTGGTCGAGAGCGCGGTCAAGATCGCCATCTTCTTCTTCGTCGTCATGACGGCGGTCGCCTACATGACCCTCGTGGAGCGGCGGGTGTCCGCCTGGATCCAGGACCGCCAGGGGCCGAACCGTGTCGGGCCGTTCGGTCTCCTGCAGCCGCTCGCCGACGGGATCAAGTTCCTGTTCAAGGAGGAGATCACGCCGCCGCACGTGTACCGGCCGGTCTACCTGCTCGCCCCCCTGCTGATCTTCGTCCCGGCGCTCGTGACCTTCTCGGTGATCCCGATCGGTCCCGCGGTCGAGCTGCACGGCCGCATGGTGCGCCTCCAGATAGCCGACGTGGACAACGGTGTTCTGGTCATCCTGGCGCTGTCCGCGATGGGGGTGTACGGCGTGGCGCTGGCGGGCTGGTCGTCGAACAGCAAGTACTCTCTCATGGGCGGGCTGCGCTCGTCGGCGCAGCTCATCTCCTACGAGCTGGCGATGGGGCTGTCGATCGTCGGGGTGCTGATGGCCGCCGGGTCGCTCCGTCTCAACGACATCATCGAGCGCCAGGCGGAGCACGGCTGGAACATCCTCTGGCAGTTCCCCGGCTTCCTCATCTTCCTCACGGCGGCCTTCGCCGAGACCAACCGGCTGCCGTTCGACCTGCCGGAGGCCGATACCGAGCTGGTCGCGGGATACCATACCGAGTACTCGGGCATGCGCTTCTCGATGTTCTACATGGCCGAGTACGTCAACATGATCACCGCCTCGGCGCTGGCGACGACGCTCTACTGCGGCGGGTATCACGTGCCGGGGCTGTATCGGCTGGGCCTGCCGCCGCTCGTCGCAGCACTCGTGCAGGTCCTGGCGTTCTGCGTCAAAGTCGGATTCTTCCTGTTCGTGTACGTCTGGGTGCGCTGGACGCTGCCCCGATTCCGCTACGACCAGCTCATGAACCTGGGATGGAAGGTTCTGCTGCCGACGGCGCTCGTGCACATCCTGTGGGTGTCATTCGTGGTCCTGATGGACTGGAGCTGA